The following proteins are encoded in a genomic region of Candidatus Polarisedimenticolaceae bacterium:
- a CDS encoding insulinase family protein, with product MALPALLLAAALAPFTLGDGTEGVLVEDHREPVVTIVVELPAGRFSPWAAKHHAVEAFELMDRDPQRALGRRADALAVALSLDVGARASTLRVTCLKANLDQAVALVRDVLANPSYDKDELVRAKREQEILWRGRTTDVGFRVRQAAARALYAEGDPRLIPYEKPQAIETDPAALAQTRDALLRLPGRIVGVAGDVTAEEALRLAAGLLPPPVHEAPEDLAPRYLPLREAPPAASSDVKVRRLTQVYFLDARDSIPWDDVRRAAFRIADHVLAGHFYARLWVALRHEAGDTYGVATVDEGGPKTGLYGAATYTRVANSAAIEAKLRAAMEKFAKEGITEAERADAAGYLLGHRAFDRQAPEQILSRFLSERRAGLAPGALDAIDDRAAALPLDEVNAFIRAYYDPAKFTMIRAVPE from the coding sequence ATGGCTCTACCCGCTCTTCTCCTAGCGGCGGCGCTCGCGCCGTTCACGCTCGGTGACGGCACCGAGGGGGTCCTCGTCGAGGACCATCGCGAGCCGGTCGTCACGATCGTCGTCGAGCTGCCGGCGGGACGCTTCTCGCCGTGGGCGGCGAAGCACCACGCGGTCGAGGCGTTCGAGCTCATGGACCGCGACCCGCAGCGCGCGCTCGGGAGGAGGGCCGACGCGCTCGCGGTCGCCCTCTCGCTCGACGTCGGCGCCCGCGCATCGACGCTGCGGGTGACCTGCCTCAAGGCGAACCTCGACCAGGCGGTCGCGCTCGTCCGCGATGTGCTCGCGAACCCGTCCTACGACAAGGACGAGCTGGTGCGCGCGAAACGCGAGCAGGAGATCCTCTGGCGCGGGCGCACGACCGACGTCGGCTTCCGCGTCCGCCAGGCGGCGGCCCGCGCTCTCTACGCCGAGGGGGATCCACGATTGATCCCCTACGAGAAGCCGCAGGCGATCGAGACCGATCCCGCCGCGCTCGCGCAGACGCGCGATGCGCTCCTGCGCCTTCCCGGCCGGATCGTCGGCGTCGCCGGCGACGTCACGGCCGAGGAGGCGTTACGCCTCGCCGCCGGTCTTCTTCCACCTCCCGTTCACGAGGCGCCGGAGGATCTCGCGCCGCGTTATCTCCCACTGCGCGAGGCGCCGCCGGCGGCCTCGAGCGACGTCAAGGTGCGCCGTCTCACGCAGGTCTACTTCCTCGACGCGAGGGACTCGATCCCCTGGGACGATGTACGACGGGCCGCGTTCCGCATCGCCGACCACGTCCTGGCCGGCCACTTCTACGCGCGCCTGTGGGTCGCACTTCGCCACGAGGCCGGAGACACCTACGGCGTCGCCACGGTCGACGAAGGCGGCCCGAAGACCGGCCTCTACGGCGCCGCCACGTACACGCGCGTCGCGAACTCCGCCGCGATCGAGGCGAAGCTCCGTGCCGCGATGGAGAAATTCGCGAAGGAGGGGATCACCGAGGCGGAGCGCGCCGACGCCGCCGGCTACCTCCTCGGCCACCGCGCCTTCGACCGGCAGGCGCCGGAGCAGATCCTGTCGCGCTTCCTGAGCGAGCGGCGGGCGGGCCTCGCCCCCGGCGCCCTGGACGCGATCGACGATCGCGCCGCGGCGCTCCCGCTCGACGAGGTCAACGCGTTCATCCGCGCGTACTATGACCCGGCCAAGTTCACGATGATCCGTGCCGTGCCGGAGTAG
- a CDS encoding pitrilysin family protein produces MIGALLLAAAAAAAPRLHPVETTLENGLVVTIVPDPTMPLVATQVWYHVGAANEGKAERGLAHLFEHLMFGATATYARGDYSRFVASVGGDENAYTTPDETVYVAEVPPAAFAEVLKREADRMRGLVLSQANLDNEKRIVVEELRLRTENDPVARLLVKAQEALLGDHPYAYDPSGSKEDVQAATVDTCRAFYDRYYHPNHAQVVVAGPVDAAAALETIRAAFGPLPAGGAAPDEIPELLHHKFPSALDLKEDIPPVEVALVGVPLPAADAPDAPAVEVLVAMLTGLAVDPVRDEIVSQRKKALEAGIQSLALRRGGGLVFFSASLPYRRKKTAERLLDDAVAKLGKLAWLDEGTLRAAKAKLLLARARDGYRAENVAQEAGQALWWEGSTARAFDRSARLEAVSREDVAAAWRRYVESAPKIRVYVKPEHVPVLVRMFGWLYPLFS; encoded by the coding sequence ATGATCGGAGCCCTTCTCCTCGCGGCGGCCGCCGCGGCGGCCCCGAGGCTCCATCCGGTCGAGACGACCCTCGAAAACGGCCTCGTCGTCACGATCGTTCCCGATCCGACTATGCCACTCGTCGCGACGCAGGTCTGGTACCACGTCGGCGCGGCGAACGAGGGGAAGGCGGAGCGCGGTCTCGCGCACCTCTTCGAGCACCTCATGTTCGGCGCGACCGCGACCTACGCGCGCGGCGACTACTCGCGCTTCGTCGCGTCGGTCGGCGGCGACGAGAACGCGTACACGACTCCGGACGAAACGGTCTACGTCGCCGAGGTGCCGCCCGCCGCCTTTGCCGAGGTGTTGAAGCGCGAGGCCGACCGGATGCGCGGGCTCGTCCTCTCGCAGGCGAACCTCGACAACGAGAAGCGGATCGTCGTCGAGGAGCTGCGCCTGCGCACCGAGAACGATCCCGTGGCGCGCCTGCTCGTCAAGGCGCAGGAAGCGCTCCTCGGCGATCACCCCTACGCCTACGATCCCTCCGGATCGAAAGAAGACGTGCAGGCCGCGACCGTCGACACCTGCCGCGCCTTCTACGATCGCTATTACCACCCGAACCACGCGCAGGTCGTCGTCGCCGGCCCTGTCGACGCCGCCGCGGCGCTCGAGACGATCCGCGCGGCGTTCGGTCCGCTGCCGGCCGGAGGTGCCGCCCCCGACGAAATCCCCGAGCTGCTCCATCACAAGTTCCCGAGCGCGCTCGACCTCAAGGAGGACATCCCCCCGGTCGAGGTCGCGCTCGTCGGCGTCCCGCTCCCCGCGGCCGACGCTCCCGACGCGCCCGCGGTCGAGGTCCTCGTCGCGATGCTGACCGGCCTCGCCGTCGATCCCGTCCGTGACGAGATCGTCTCGCAGCGCAAGAAGGCGCTCGAGGCGGGGATCCAGAGCCTCGCGCTCCGGCGCGGCGGAGGCCTCGTCTTCTTCTCCGCGAGCCTGCCGTACCGGCGGAAGAAGACCGCAGAGCGGCTCCTCGACGACGCCGTCGCGAAGCTCGGCAAGCTCGCGTGGCTCGACGAGGGGACGCTCCGAGCGGCGAAGGCGAAGCTCCTCCTCGCGCGCGCCCGCGACGGTTACCGTGCCGAGAACGTCGCGCAGGAAGCCGGGCAGGCGCTCTGGTGGGAGGGATCGACCGCGCGCGCCTTCGATCGCAGCGCCCGTCTCGAAGCGGTCTCGCGCGAGGACGTCGCCGCTGCATGGCGGCGGTACGTCGAGAGCGCTCCCAAGATCCGCGTCTACGTGAAGCCCGAGCACGTTCCCGTTCTCGTGAGGATGTTCGGATGGCTCTACCCGCTCTTCTCCTAG
- a CDS encoding TIGR01777 family oxidoreductase produces MRNLRVALTGASGLVGSALASFFAARGDAVVRLVRRPAAGANEVAWDPDAGRIDGAKLERLDAVVHLAGASIAKRWTARRRAAILNSRVEGTRLLVRTLASLTSKPAVFVSASAIGYYGDSAAPVDESSPPGAGFLAEVVRAWEAETAPAPAAGIRTAVTRFGIILAEEGGALAKMLPAFRLGLGGPIGSGRQGFSWIELDDIVRAIDHVVGDAAIAGPVNLVAPEPVPQRVFAEALGRALHRPARLPLPAAAVRILFGAMGEETLLGGAFVRPAVLLRSGFVWNAPRLDAALAGLR; encoded by the coding sequence ATGAGGAACTTGCGTGTGGCGCTCACAGGGGCCTCCGGACTGGTCGGGTCCGCTTTGGCCTCGTTCTTCGCCGCTCGCGGCGATGCCGTGGTCCGGCTCGTGCGCCGTCCCGCCGCCGGGGCGAACGAGGTCGCGTGGGATCCGGATGCGGGCCGGATCGACGGCGCGAAGCTCGAGCGGCTCGATGCGGTCGTCCATCTCGCCGGTGCGTCGATCGCGAAACGCTGGACCGCGCGGCGGCGCGCGGCGATCCTGAATTCGCGCGTCGAGGGGACGCGCCTCCTGGTGCGGACGCTGGCTTCGCTGACATCGAAGCCGGCGGTCTTCGTCTCGGCGTCGGCGATCGGTTACTACGGCGACAGCGCGGCACCGGTGGACGAGTCCTCGCCGCCGGGTGCGGGGTTTCTCGCGGAGGTCGTGCGCGCGTGGGAGGCGGAGACGGCGCCGGCGCCGGCTGCCGGGATCCGTACCGCCGTCACGCGCTTCGGCATCATCCTGGCGGAAGAGGGCGGCGCGCTCGCCAAGATGCTCCCCGCGTTCCGGCTCGGCCTCGGCGGCCCGATCGGAAGCGGTCGCCAGGGCTTCTCGTGGATCGAGCTCGACGACATCGTGCGCGCGATCGATCACGTCGTCGGCGATGCGGCGATTGCGGGCCCGGTCAACCTCGTGGCGCCGGAGCCCGTGCCGCAGCGTGTCTTCGCCGAGGCGCTCGGCCGTGCCCTTCATCGCCCCGCGCGCCTGCCGCTCCCGGCCGCCGCCGTGCGTATCCTCTTCGGCGCGATGGGAGAGGAGACGCTTCTCGGCGGCGCATTCGTGAGGCCCGCCGTGCTCCTGCGCAGCGGCTTCGTCTGGAACGCGCCGCGCCTCGACGCGGCCCTCGCGGGGCTGCGATGA
- a CDS encoding Re/Si-specific NAD(P)(+) transhydrogenase subunit alpha, with protein MPDAVETAAKPAPTSTAPTPRLKIGVPKERHPGERRVACVPRAAVRLIKLGFDVLVETGAGVESAFTDQAYEEVGATVVPDASTVWAKADLILKVRAPEPDEIERLREGVGLISFIWPAQNKDLVAQLARRKATVLAMDAVPRISRAQKLDALSAMANVAGYRAVIEASSYYGRFLGGQITAAGRIRPATVLIVGAGVAGLAAVGTAKSLGAIVKAFDTREAVREQVESLGAQFITFQMSEKGEGEGGYAKQMSDAFLAAEQEFLAGHAKDADIVITTALIPGKPAPQLITSGAVVAMKTGSVIVDLAAEQGGNCALTERDRVVERYGVTIIGATDLASRLSRQASELYANNIVNLLEDMTHEGRFEIDLHDEVQRGMIVLKSGELLWPPPKQEVRAAAPQPKAATPAATAHAPAAAKPSSPWAGRILALVAAVLLALLGLYAPGDLIPHLTVFLLACVVGWHVVWNVTPALHTPLMSVTNAISGIIVIGGMLLTAGPTVGTGSLLAAVAVLVASINIAGGFLVTSRMLKMFRR; from the coding sequence GTGCCCGATGCCGTCGAGACCGCGGCGAAGCCCGCTCCGACATCCACCGCCCCGACACCGCGCCTCAAGATCGGCGTCCCGAAGGAGCGCCATCCGGGCGAGCGCCGCGTCGCCTGCGTGCCGCGCGCCGCCGTGCGGCTCATCAAGCTCGGCTTCGACGTCCTCGTCGAGACCGGCGCGGGGGTCGAGTCCGCGTTCACCGACCAGGCCTACGAAGAAGTCGGCGCGACCGTCGTTCCCGACGCGTCGACGGTGTGGGCGAAGGCCGATCTCATCCTCAAGGTCCGCGCGCCCGAGCCGGACGAAATCGAGCGCCTGCGTGAAGGCGTCGGTCTCATCTCGTTCATCTGGCCGGCGCAGAACAAGGACCTCGTCGCGCAGCTCGCGCGCCGCAAGGCGACCGTCCTCGCGATGGACGCCGTGCCGCGCATCAGCCGCGCGCAGAAGCTCGACGCGCTCTCCGCGATGGCGAACGTCGCCGGGTACCGCGCGGTCATCGAGGCGTCTTCGTACTACGGCCGCTTCCTCGGCGGGCAGATCACGGCAGCCGGGCGGATCCGCCCCGCGACCGTTCTCATCGTCGGCGCAGGCGTCGCCGGGCTCGCGGCGGTCGGCACGGCGAAGTCGCTCGGCGCGATCGTCAAGGCGTTCGACACGCGCGAGGCGGTGAGAGAGCAGGTCGAGAGCCTCGGCGCCCAGTTCATCACCTTCCAGATGTCGGAGAAGGGCGAGGGCGAAGGCGGCTACGCGAAGCAGATGAGCGACGCCTTCCTCGCCGCCGAGCAGGAGTTCCTCGCCGGTCACGCGAAGGACGCCGACATCGTGATCACGACCGCGCTCATCCCCGGAAAGCCGGCGCCTCAGCTCATCACCTCGGGCGCCGTCGTCGCGATGAAGACCGGATCGGTCATCGTGGACCTCGCCGCCGAGCAGGGCGGTAACTGCGCCCTCACGGAACGCGACCGCGTCGTCGAGCGCTACGGCGTCACGATCATCGGCGCGACCGACCTCGCGAGCCGCCTCTCGCGCCAGGCGAGCGAGCTCTACGCCAACAACATCGTCAACCTGCTCGAGGACATGACCCACGAGGGGCGCTTCGAGATCGACCTCCACGATGAGGTCCAGCGCGGGATGATCGTCCTCAAGAGCGGCGAGCTGCTCTGGCCCCCGCCGAAGCAGGAGGTCCGCGCCGCAGCACCGCAGCCGAAGGCCGCCACGCCCGCCGCGACCGCGCACGCCCCGGCGGCGGCGAAGCCCAGCTCGCCGTGGGCGGGCCGCATCCTCGCCCTCGTCGCGGCGGTCCTGCTCGCGCTTCTCGGCCTCTACGCACCGGGCGATCTCATCCCCCACCTCACCGTCTTCCTCCTCGCGTGCGTCGTCGGATGGCACGTCGTCTGGAATGTGACGCCCGCGCTCCACACGCCGCTCATGTCGGTCACGAACGCGATCAGCGGGATCATCGTCATCGGCGGCATGCTGCTGACGGCGGGCCCCACGGTCGGGACCGGCAGCCTGCTCGCCGCGGTCGCGGTCCTCGTCGCCTCCATCAACATCGCGGGCGGGTTCCTCGTCACCTCGCGCATGCTCAAGATGTTCCGGAGGTAG
- a CDS encoding NAD(P)(+) transhydrogenase (Re/Si-specific) subunit beta, with product MTATLPNVAYIVASFLFILSLKGLSQPESSRRGNMLGSIGMLLAVVVTLMALYIPGSGAPALPSPSTAALLAAAIGVGCVIGAVLAARVAMTQMPELVAILHSFVGLAAVLVGIVTKMRAGGEAAVATAHELEIAIGVLVGAVTFSGSIVAFLKLRGSIGGKPLLLPGRHLLNLALVTGCVLLTAMMLTTHDPSKAMMPLLGITALALLLGIHLVAAIGGGDMPVVVSMLNSYSGWAAAAAGFMLSNDLLIITGALVGASGAILSYIMCVAMNRSIWNVIFGGFGAEVHAPAAAVAAGTGGTAHETNVPDVAELLTSSKSVVIVPGYGMAVAQAQHAVRQISDALAEKGVTVRYAIHPVAGRLPGHMNVLLAEAGVSYDIVKEMDEINEDLPETDVVLVIGANDIVNPAALDDPGSPIYGMPVLQVWKAGRVVMLKRSLAAGYAGIDNPLCYRDNTLMLFGDAKQSVTKLLAAVQGQS from the coding sequence ATGACCGCCACGCTTCCGAACGTCGCCTACATCGTCGCCAGCTTCCTCTTCATCCTCAGCTTGAAGGGGCTCAGCCAGCCGGAGAGCAGCCGGCGCGGCAACATGCTCGGCAGCATCGGGATGCTGCTCGCGGTCGTCGTCACGCTCATGGCGCTCTACATCCCGGGAAGCGGCGCGCCTGCGCTCCCCTCACCGAGCACGGCTGCGCTCCTCGCCGCCGCGATCGGCGTGGGCTGCGTCATCGGCGCCGTCCTCGCGGCGCGCGTCGCGATGACGCAGATGCCCGAGCTCGTCGCGATCCTCCACAGCTTCGTCGGCCTCGCCGCCGTCCTCGTCGGCATCGTCACGAAGATGCGCGCCGGCGGCGAAGCCGCCGTCGCGACCGCGCACGAGCTCGAGATCGCGATCGGCGTCCTCGTCGGCGCGGTGACGTTCTCGGGCTCCATCGTCGCCTTCCTCAAGCTCAGAGGCAGCATCGGCGGGAAGCCGCTCCTCCTCCCCGGCCGGCATCTCCTCAACCTGGCGCTCGTGACCGGCTGCGTCCTCCTGACGGCGATGATGCTCACGACGCACGATCCGTCGAAGGCGATGATGCCGCTCCTCGGCATCACCGCGCTCGCGCTCCTCCTCGGCATCCACCTCGTGGCGGCGATCGGCGGCGGCGACATGCCCGTCGTCGTGTCGATGCTCAACAGCTACTCCGGGTGGGCCGCGGCCGCCGCCGGTTTCATGCTCTCGAACGACCTCCTGATCATCACCGGTGCGCTCGTCGGCGCCTCGGGCGCGATCCTCAGCTACATCATGTGCGTCGCGATGAACCGTTCGATCTGGAACGTCATCTTCGGCGGCTTCGGCGCCGAGGTTCATGCGCCTGCAGCGGCCGTCGCCGCCGGAACCGGCGGCACCGCTCATGAGACCAACGTACCGGACGTCGCCGAGCTGCTGACCAGCTCCAAGTCGGTCGTCATCGTTCCCGGATACGGCATGGCAGTGGCCCAGGCGCAGCACGCGGTCCGCCAGATCTCGGACGCGCTCGCCGAGAAGGGCGTCACCGTCCGCTACGCGATCCACCCGGTGGCAGGCCGCCTCCCGGGACACATGAACGTCCTCCTCGCCGAAGCCGGTGTCTCGTACGACATCGTCAAGGAGATGGACGAGATCAACGAGGACCTTCCCGAGACCGACGTCGTGCTCGTCATCGGCGCCAACGACATCGTGAACCCCGCGGCCTTGGACGATCCCGGCAGCCCGATCTACGGCATGCCGGTCCTCCAGGTCTGGAAGGCCGGCCGCGTCGTCATGCTCAAGCGCAGCCTCGCCGCCGGCTACGCCGGTATCGACAACCCCCTCTGCTACCGCGACAACACGCTCATGCTCTTCGGCGACGCCAAGCAGAGCGTGACGAAGCTCCTCGCCGCGGTGCAAGGCCAGAGTTGA
- a CDS encoding GNAT family N-acetyltransferase — protein sequence MSLTIVAAAPRDVPLILAFIKELAEYEKLAHVVVATEDDLAKTLFGDHPGAEVVLAHWNGEPAGFALFFPNYSTFLGKQGLYLEDLFVRPSYRGHGIGRALLRTLARIAHQRGYGRLEWAVLDWNEPAIGFYKKLGAEPMSEWTVFRLAGEALEELAE from the coding sequence TTGAGCCTCACGATCGTTGCGGCCGCTCCGCGCGACGTCCCGCTGATCCTCGCCTTCATCAAGGAGCTGGCCGAGTACGAGAAGCTCGCCCACGTCGTCGTCGCGACGGAGGACGACCTTGCCAAGACGCTCTTCGGCGACCACCCCGGCGCCGAGGTCGTGCTCGCGCACTGGAACGGCGAGCCCGCCGGCTTCGCGCTCTTCTTCCCCAACTACTCGACCTTCCTCGGCAAGCAGGGCCTCTACCTCGAGGACCTCTTCGTGCGCCCCTCCTACCGCGGCCACGGCATCGGCCGCGCGCTCCTCCGCACGCTGGCCCGCATCGCGCACCAGCGCGGCTACGGCCGCCTCGAATGGGCCGTCCTCGACTGGAACGAGCCCGCGATCGGCTTCTACAAGAAGCTGGGAGCGGAGCCGATGAGCGAGTGGACGGTGTTCCGGTTGGCGGGTGAGGCGCTCGAGGAGTTGGCGGAGTAG
- a CDS encoding amidohydrolase family protein — protein sequence MRDAVIDGYRVCDVHVHIQPWEMHPPSVAAAMEHGRGDLGLIASFMAKPKAFLEHMDRSGIERAAIINYVAPDVMGFTAEVNDWCARWCGEAPDRLIAFGSVNPRFTDDPAGETERVLDLGIRALKIHPPHQLFQVNAYRTGGEGSGIGDVWRVAQERSVPVMIHTGTSIFPGARNTYADPLPADDVGVDFPKLKVILAHAGRPLHGRTAMFLVRRHPNFMLDLSGIPPKRMLDYVPRLTDLAGRCLWGSDWPSPGVEDLRRNVIDFLALDLPDDARRAILWENSARVFDSR from the coding sequence ATGCGTGACGCCGTGATCGACGGCTACCGCGTCTGTGATGTCCACGTCCACATTCAACCGTGGGAGATGCATCCTCCCTCGGTCGCCGCGGCGATGGAGCACGGCAGGGGCGACCTCGGCCTCATCGCGTCGTTCATGGCGAAACCCAAGGCGTTTCTCGAGCACATGGACCGCTCCGGCATCGAGCGCGCGGCGATCATCAACTACGTCGCGCCGGACGTCATGGGGTTTACAGCAGAGGTCAACGATTGGTGCGCACGCTGGTGCGGCGAAGCGCCCGATCGTCTCATCGCGTTCGGCTCTGTGAACCCCCGCTTCACTGACGATCCCGCGGGCGAGACCGAGCGCGTGCTCGATCTCGGCATCCGCGCGCTCAAGATCCATCCACCGCACCAGCTTTTCCAGGTGAACGCCTATCGCACCGGCGGCGAAGGCTCAGGCATCGGCGATGTCTGGCGTGTCGCGCAGGAACGTTCGGTGCCGGTCATGATCCACACCGGGACGTCGATCTTTCCCGGCGCACGCAACACCTACGCGGACCCGTTGCCCGCCGACGACGTCGGCGTCGACTTCCCGAAGCTGAAAGTCATCCTCGCGCACGCGGGGCGTCCATTGCACGGCCGCACTGCGATGTTCCTCGTACGGCGGCATCCCAACTTCATGCTCGACCTATCGGGAATACCGCCGAAGCGGATGCTCGACTACGTGCCGCGCCTTACTGACCTCGCCGGTCGTTGTTTGTGGGGATCCGACTGGCCGAGCCCGGGCGTCGAGGATCTGCGAAGGAACGTCATCGATTTTCTCGCGCTCGATCTTCCCGATGACGCTCGGCGCGCCATTCTTTGGGAGAATTCGGCGCGGGTCTTCGACAGCCGGTGA
- a CDS encoding 3-hydroxyacyl-CoA dehydrogenase family protein, which translates to MEIKTIAVIGAGTMGRGIAQAAAAAGYDVKIVDADAQALARGLNAIRDALQTLVDKGKIETAERDRIAERIAPAGTLAEGADGSDLVVEAAPESLDLKTKIFGEMDKAAPKGAILASNTSSLPIGKLAAATKRPDRVVGMHFFNPVPVMALLEVVRAEPTSDATVNSAVEVGRKMGKDPIVVRDTPGFATSRLGVLLGLEAIRMLEQEVGTAEDIDKAMTLGYRHPMGPLRLTDLVGLDVRLAIAEHLHRELKSDAFRVPDLMRRMVAEGKLGKKSGQGFYRWDA; encoded by the coding sequence ATGGAGATCAAGACAATCGCCGTCATCGGCGCCGGAACGATGGGACGCGGCATCGCGCAGGCCGCTGCGGCGGCCGGCTACGACGTCAAGATCGTGGATGCGGACGCGCAAGCGCTGGCGCGCGGCCTGAACGCAATCCGCGATGCGCTTCAAACGCTCGTCGACAAGGGCAAGATCGAAACGGCCGAGCGCGACCGCATCGCCGAGCGCATCGCGCCGGCAGGAACGCTCGCCGAAGGCGCCGACGGCTCCGACCTCGTCGTCGAGGCCGCGCCCGAGTCGCTCGATCTCAAGACGAAGATCTTCGGCGAGATGGACAAGGCCGCACCGAAGGGCGCGATCCTCGCGAGCAACACGTCGTCCCTTCCCATCGGCAAGCTCGCCGCCGCGACGAAGCGCCCCGATCGCGTCGTCGGCATGCACTTCTTCAATCCCGTCCCCGTCATGGCGCTCCTCGAAGTCGTGCGCGCGGAGCCGACCTCCGACGCCACGGTCAATTCCGCCGTCGAGGTCGGCCGCAAGATGGGAAAGGACCCGATCGTCGTGCGCGATACGCCCGGCTTCGCGACGAGCCGCCTCGGCGTCCTCCTCGGTCTCGAGGCGATACGGATGCTCGAGCAGGAGGTCGGCACCGCCGAGGACATCGACAAGGCGATGACGCTCGGCTATCGCCACCCCATGGGGCCGCTCCGCCTCACCGATCTCGTTGGTCTCGACGTGCGCCTCGCGATCGCGGAGCACCTCCATCGCGAGCTGAAGTCCGACGCGTTCCGCGTCCCCGACCTCATGCGGCGGATGGTGGCGGAGGGCAAGCTCGGCAAGAAGTCGGGGCAGGGGTTCTACCGTTGGGATGCGTGA
- a CDS encoding 3-hydroxyacyl-CoA dehydrogenase/enoyl-CoA hydratase family protein yields MKKIRQIAVIGAGNMGSGIAQKAATEGFPVVLVDLDDAKVTRGLGIIDETLKQGVERKVFRPDDAKAIRERISGTSDWSRLADIDLVIEAVFEDLEVKRSVFTRLEEVCRPDALLATNTSSFAVSDLARGMKHPERILGLHYFYHPAKNRLVEVIAGEATSPEAFDLAWTAQEMMGKTPIRSADASGFIVNRFFVPWLNEAVRLLEEGAGDIPTIEAAAKTTFGVGMGPFELMNVTGVPIALHAAETLGRAFGPLYEPAALLKSQVASGKLWDLSGTADPSKADAVSARLLAVTFLVATSLVDEEVGTIEDTDIGARVGLRWPRGPFEMINKFGIMEAGDLVGQFGGAWGVAVPGMLSLQWRSRTPFTFQLVKSEVKDGVATLTVNRPDAMNALNEKVVAQLHEAFQAAAADPKVKGIVIAGAGKAFIAGADIRFFVRNMESGDLKRIVDFTRAGHALLHDIDACPKPVVARLHGLALGGGLELACACDTLIATPRASFAFPETGIGIYPGLGGTQRPTRRIGIGLTRWLVMSGHTLTADEAAAIGFVDAVVPHEELDAACRQAIVRGASPSPKASLSARHLALEAFFAGNDAETLRLGKADTGGDEALGKAMKRVGFKAPIALRLAGKLIESGASLPLEDGLALELAHLEEIFSTKDAYEGLSTLGKKAPVFQGR; encoded by the coding sequence ATGAAGAAGATCCGTCAGATCGCCGTCATCGGCGCCGGCAACATGGGGAGCGGCATCGCCCAGAAGGCCGCGACCGAGGGATTCCCCGTCGTGCTCGTCGATCTCGACGACGCCAAGGTCACGCGAGGCCTCGGCATCATCGACGAGACGCTCAAGCAGGGAGTCGAGCGCAAGGTGTTCCGTCCCGACGACGCGAAGGCGATTCGCGAGCGGATCTCGGGCACGTCCGACTGGTCGCGTCTCGCCGACATCGATCTCGTGATCGAGGCGGTGTTCGAGGACCTCGAGGTGAAGCGCTCGGTCTTCACGCGGCTCGAGGAGGTGTGCCGGCCCGATGCGCTCCTCGCGACGAACACGTCGTCGTTCGCGGTGAGCGACCTCGCGCGCGGGATGAAGCATCCCGAGCGGATCCTCGGGCTCCACTACTTCTACCACCCCGCGAAGAACCGCCTCGTCGAGGTGATCGCCGGCGAGGCGACGTCGCCCGAGGCGTTCGACCTGGCGTGGACCGCGCAAGAGATGATGGGCAAGACGCCGATCCGCTCCGCCGACGCGTCGGGGTTCATCGTCAACCGGTTCTTCGTGCCGTGGCTCAACGAGGCCGTGCGCCTGCTCGAGGAAGGAGCCGGCGACATCCCGACGATCGAGGCGGCGGCGAAGACGACGTTCGGCGTCGGCATGGGCCCGTTCGAGCTGATGAACGTCACCGGCGTGCCGATCGCGCTTCACGCCGCGGAGACGCTGGGCCGCGCGTTCGGTCCTCTTTACGAGCCGGCCGCGCTGTTGAAGTCGCAGGTCGCGTCCGGGAAGCTGTGGGACCTTTCCGGGACGGCCGATCCTTCGAAAGCCGACGCCGTCTCCGCTCGCCTTCTCGCGGTGACGTTCCTCGTCGCGACGTCGCTCGTCGACGAGGAGGTCGGCACGATCGAGGACACCGACATCGGCGCGCGCGTCGGCCTCCGGTGGCCGCGCGGGCCGTTCGAGATGATCAACAAGTTCGGCATCATGGAGGCCGGCGATCTCGTCGGCCAGTTCGGGGGCGCGTGGGGGGTGGCCGTCCCCGGCATGCTCTCGCTCCAGTGGCGCTCGCGCACGCCGTTCACCTTCCAGCTCGTCAAGAGCGAGGTGAAGGACGGCGTCGCGACGCTGACCGTCAACCGGCCCGACGCGATGAACGCGCTCAACGAGAAGGTCGTGGCGCAGCTCCACGAGGCGTTCCAGGCGGCCGCTGCCGATCCGAAGGTCAAGGGCATCGTCATCGCGGGAGCCGGCAAGGCGTTCATCGCCGGCGCCGACATCCGCTTCTTCGTGCGCAACATGGAGTCGGGCGATCTCAAGCGCATCGTCGACTTCACGCGCGCCGGGCATGCGCTCCTCCATGACATCGACGCCTGTCCCAAGCCGGTCGTCGCGCGCCTCCATGGGCTCGCGCTCGGCGGCGGGCTCGAGCTGGCGTGCGCGTGCGACACCCTCATCGCGACGCCGCGGGCGAGCTTCGCGTTCCCCGAGACGGGGATCGGGATCTACCCCGGCCTCGGCGGGACGCAGCGCCCGACGCGGCGCATCGGGATCGGTCTCACGCGCTGGCTCGTCATGTCCGGCCACACGCTCACCGCGGACGAGGCGGCCGCGATCGGTTTCGTCGACGCCGTCGTCCCCCACGAGGAGCTCGACGCCGCCTGCCGCCAGGCGATCGTCCGCGGGGCTTCGCCTTCGCCGAAGGCGTCGCTGTCGGCGCGCCACCTCGCACTCGAGGCGTTCTTCGCCGGGAACGACGCCGAGACGCTCCGCCTCGGCAAGGCCGATACCGGCGGCGACGAGGCGCTCGGCAAGGCGATGAAGCGTGTCGGCTTCAAGGCGCCGATCGCCCTCCGCCTCGCCGGCAAGCTCATCGAGAGCGGGGCCTCGCTCCCGCTCGAGGACGGTCTCGCGCTCGAGCTCGCCCATCTCGAGGAGATCTTCTCGACCAAGGACGCGTACGAGGGACTGTCGACGCTGGGGAAGAAGGCGCCGGTCTTCCAGGGGCGTTAG